A segment of the Streptomyces sp. NBC_01235 genome:
GGCCAGGACGAGTCCGTCTCGGGCCAGGCGCTCGGCACCAAGATCAACGGCACCGGTGCCAAGCACGCGCTCTGCGTCATCCAGGCCCAGGGAGACGTCAACCTCGAAGAACGCTGCGCCGGCGTGAAGAAGACCTTCAGCGGCAAGACCGACATCCTCTACGTCAACGGCACGGACATGCCGTCCGTGAAGTCGACGATCACCGCCAAGCTCAAGCAGGACAGCTCCATCGACGAGGTGGTCACCCTCGGCGCCCCCGTCGCGCTGACGGCCGTGCAGTCGGTGTCCGAGGCGGGCAGCAAGGCCAAGATCGCCACCTTCGACCTCAACAAGGACCTCGTCTCCGCAATCGAGAAGGGCAGCATCCAGTTCGCCGTCGACCAGCAGCCCTACCTCCAGGGCTACCTCGCGGTCGACTCGCTGTGGCTGTACAAGACCAACGGCAACTTCAGCGGCGGCGGCGAGCAGCCCGTGCTGACCGGCCCCGCCTTCGTGGACAAGTCCAACGTCGAGGCGGTCGCCGAGTTCGCCGCGAAGGGCACCAGGTGATGAGTGTGACCCAGCAGGCTGCGCCGGCGGTGACCACACCGCCGGCCTCCGGCCCCAAGCAGAACGACGGCCGGACCTCTCAACGCCACCTGGCCATAAGGTTGTTGGCGCGCCCCGAGGTGGGTGTGTTCCTCGGTGCCGTCGCGGTGTACGTGTTCTTCCTGATCACCGCGCCGCCGGTCCGTGACGGCAGCTCGATGGCCAACATCCTGTACCAGTCGTCGACGATCGGGATCATGGCCCTGCCGGTCGCGCTGCTGATGATCGGCGGCGAGTTCGACCTCTCGGCCGGTGTCGCCGTCATCTCCTCGGCGCTCACCGCGAGCATGCTCAGCTACCAACTGACCACGAACATATGGGTCGGCGTGATCGTCGCCCTGGCGGTGTCGCTGGGGGTCGGTTTCTTCAACGGCTGGGTGATGGTACGAACCGGCCTGCCGAGCTTCCTGGTCACGCTGAGCACCTTCCTGATCCTGCAGGGCGTCAACCTCGCGGTGACCAAGCTGGTCACCGGCAACGTGGCGACCGACGACATCAGCGACATGGACGGCTTCGACCAGGCCAGGAAAATCTTCGCCTCGTCCTTCCAGGTGGGAGACGTCCAGGTCAAGATCACCGTGGTGTGGTGGCTGGTCTTCGCGGCGCTGGCCACCTGGGTGCTGCTGCGCACCAAGTACGGCAACTGGATCTTCGCGGTCGGCGGCAACAAGGAGAGCGCGCGGGCGGTCGGCGTGCCCGTGACGTTCACGAAGATCTCGCTGTTCATGCTGGTCGGCTTCGGTGCCTGGTTCGTCGGCATGCACCAGCTGTTCACGTTCAACACCGTGCAGTCCGGCGAGGGCGTCGGCCAGGAGTTGATCTACATCGCGGCGTCCGTCATCGGCGGCTGTCTGCTCACCGGCGGCTACGGCTCGGCGATCGGCCCGGTCTTCGGCGCGTTCATGTTCGGCATGGTGCAGCAGGGCATCGTCTACGCCGGCTGGAACCCCGACTGGTTCAAGGCCTTCCTCGGCGTCATGCTCCTCGGCGCCACCCTGATCAACCTGTGGGTCCAGCGCACGGCCACCCGGAGGTGACCACCCTTATGACCACCACCAACGACATCACGCCTGACGGCATCACTCCCGACGCCGCCCCGGTCGTCGAGCTGAAGGCCACGGGCAAGTCCTACGGCAACATCCGCGCTCTGCACGGTGTGAGCCTCGCGGTCCACCCCGGCAAGGTGACCTGCGTCCTGGGCGACAACGGCGCCGGCAAGTCCACCCTCATCAAGATCGTCTCCGGCCTCCACCAGCACACCGAGGGCGAGTATCTCGTCGACGGCGACGCGGTACGTCTCACCACCCCGCGCCAGGCCCTCGACCGCGGCATCGCCACGGTCTACCAGGACCTGGCCACCGTCCCGCTGATGCCCGTGTGGCGCAACTTCTTCCTCGGCTCCGAGATGACCAAGGGCCCCTGGCCCCTGCGCCGCCTCGACATCGAGAGGATGAAGAAGACCGCCGACCACGAACTGCGCGAGATGGGCATCGTCCTCGACGACCTCGAACAGCCCATCGGGACCCTCTCCGGCGGCCAGCGCCAGTGCGTGGCCATCGCCCGCGCCGTCTACTTCGGCGCCCGCGTGCTGATCCTGGACGAGCCCACCGCCGCCCTCGGCGTCAAACAGTCCGGCGTGGTCCTGAAGTACATCGCCGCCGCCCGCGACCGCGGCCTCGGCGTCATCTTCATCACCCACAACCCCCACCACGCCTACATGGTCGGCGACCACTTCAGCGTCCTGCGCCTGGGCACCATGGAACTCTCCGCCGACCGCAGCCAGGTCAGCCTCGAAGAACTCACCAACCACATGGCCGGCGGCACCGAACTCGCCGCCCTCAAACACGAGTTGGCGCAAGTGCGTGGCGTGGACGTCGAGAAGCTCCCCGACGCCGCAGCCGTCTCCTCCTGACCGACTGACCGACGCACCCGGAAGGCACCCCGTCGTGAAGATCGCCCTCGACCCCTACATGATCCGCAACGTGCCGCTGCTCGAACTCCCCGCCGTGGTAGCCGAGTTGGGCTACGAGTGGATCGAGCTGTCGCCCCGGGAGGACTTCATCCCGTTCTTCCGGCACCCCCGCGTGGACGACGCGACCGTACGGAAGTTCCGCAAGGCGCTGGACGCGGCGGGGGTCGGCATCTCCTCGATGCTGCCGCTGTTCCGCTGGTCCGGCCCGGACGAGGACGCCCGGCAGGCGGCCGTACGGTACTGGAAGCGCTCGATCCAGATCGCCGCGGACCTCGGCGTGGACAGCATGATCTCGGAGTTCAACGGCCGGCCCGAGGACCCCGACCGCAGCGAGGCACAGTTCTGGAAGTCGCTGGACGAGTTGCTGCCGGTGTTCGAGCGCGAGGGCATCAACCTCGCCCTGGAGCCGCACCCGGACGACTTCATCGAGAACGGCTACGACGCCGTCAACCTCATCCGCGGGATCAACCACCCCAACGTCAGCTTCCTCTACTGCGCCCCGCACACCTTCCACATCGGCAACGACGCCCCCGGCATCATCAAGTACGCGGGTGACCTGCTCACCCACGTCCACCTGGCCGACGCCTTCGACCACACCGCGTCCTCCGGAAACCGATACATCCTCAACCCGCCCGGCACCACGGCCCGCATCCACCAGCACCTCGACATCGGCGAGGGCGAGGTCGACTTCGACGAGCTCTTCCGCGAGCTGCGGGCAAACAGTTTCGACGGGACGTTGACCGCCTGCGTCTTCGCCTGGGAAGAACGAGCCAAGGAATCCTCGGTGTTCATGCGCGACAAGATCGCCGAGTACCTGTCCGCTGGGCAGTAGCCACCCCCTGCGCCAACCCCCCACCGCCGACAGGTGAGCGCGGGTGTCGACCAGGCTTCTCTTAAAGCGCTTTAACTGCTTTGATCCATCGAAAGGAAACCAGCGTGATGCCGTTCGAAGTGCTGACCATGGGTCGCGTGGGGGTGGACGTGTATCCACTCCAGACGGGCGTGGGGCTGGCGGAGGTCACCTCGTTCGGCAAGTACCTGGGCGGCAGCCCGGCCAACGTCGCCGTGGCCGCCGCCCGGTACGGCCGTTCCTCCGCTGTGATCACGAAGACGGGCCGGGACCCGTTCGGAGACTTCGTGCGCACGGCTCTGGCCGGCTACGGGGTCGACAGCCGCTTCGTGGGCACGTCGGAGATCGCGCCGACGCCGGTGACGTTCTGCGAGATCTTCCCGCCGGACGACTTCCCGCTGTACTTCTACCGGCTGCCCAAGGCTCCCGACCTGGACATCAGCGAGGGTGAGCTGGACCTGGCGGCGGTGCGGGACGCGCGGATCTTCTGGATCACCGGGACCGGGCTGAGCGAGGAGCCGAGCCGTTCGGCCACCCTCGCCGCCCTGGCGCACCGGGCCAAGTCGGGACCGACGGTCTTCGACCTGGACTGGCGGCCGATGTTCTGGACGGACCCGGACCAGGCGCGTGCGTACTACGCGGAGGCCCTGCGCCACACCACGGTCGCGGTCGGCAATCTCGACGAGTGCGAGGTGGCCACCGGGGAGCGCGAGCCGTACGCGGCGGCGAAGGCGCTGCTGGCGGCCGGTGTGGAGCTGGCGGTGGTGAAGCAGGGCCCGAAGGGTGTGCTCGCGATGGACCGGGACGGTTCGGCCGCCGAGATGCCGCCTGTCCCGGTGGACGTGGTCAACGGCCTCGGTGCCGGTGACGCGTTCGGCGGGGCGCTGTGCCACGGACTGCTGGCCGGCTGGGACACCCGCCGCACCGTCTCCTTCGCCAACGCCGCGGGCGCGATCGTCGCGGGCCGGCTGGCCTGCTCCGAGGCGATGCCGACCGAGGCCGAGGTCGACACCAAGCTCCGCGAGGCGACCCTCGCCCCCAACGATCCTCAGCGAAAGGTGTGACGACGTGCTGTCCGAGAACGTGAGCCGGATCGTGGCCGCCCGGGTGAACGACCCCGGCGCCATCGCGGCAGCAGCCGCGCGCCGGGTGAAGGCCGCCTCGCTGCTGGGCGAGCACGGCAAGGCAATGATCGTCGCGGCGGACCATCCCGCGCGCGGCGCCAACGGCGTCGGCGGCGACCCCACCGCGATGGCCGACCGCTCCGAGCTGCTGGACCGCCTGTGCACCGCGCTGGAGCGGCCCGGAGTGACGGGCGTGCTGGCCACCGCCGACATCCTGGAGGACCTGCTGCTCCTCGGCGTCCTCGACGGCAAGAGCGTCTTCGGTTCGATGAACCGGGCCGGGCTCGCGGGCTCGGTCTTCGAGATCGACGACCGCTTCACCGGCTACGACGCCGAGACCATCGCCGGGATGGGCTTCGACGGCGGCAAGATGCTCACCCGTATCGCCCTGGACGATCCGGCGACGCCGTCCGCGCTGTCCGAGACGGCGCGGGCCGTCAATGAGCTGAATGACCGTCAGCTCATCGCCATGGTCGAGCCGTTCCTCTCCTCCTGGCAGGACGGCCGGGTCCGCAACGACCTCTCGACGGATGCCGTGGTGAAGTCGGTGACGATCGCGTCGGGGCTGGGCCGGCGTACCGCCTACACCTGGCTGAAGCTGCCGGTCGTGGACGGCATGGAACGCGTGCTGGCCTCCTCGACCCTGCCCGCGCTGCTGCTGGGCGGCGAGGTCAAGGACGCGGAGGCGGCGTTCGCGTCCTGGGGCAAGGCGCTCAAGCAGCCGACCGCGCAGGGCCTGGTCGTCGGCCGCTCGCTGCTCTACCCCGGCAACGGCGATGTGGCCGGTGCGGTGGACAAGGCGGTGAGCCTGCTGTGAGCGACACGAGCAAGTACCACCTTCCGAAGGGGACTTCGGCCGACGGCCCCTACGATCTCCTGGTCACGCCCGAGTCGGCGGGCTGGGAATACTCCGGCCTCAGGATCCTGACCCTGGGGCCGGGTGAGGCGCACTCCCTGTCCACCTATGACTCCGAGTTCCTGGTCCTGCCGCTGACGGGCTCCTGCACCGTCACCACGGACGGCATCGCCTTCGAACTCGAAGGCCGGACAGGCGTGTTCGCCTCGGTCACCGACTTCGCCTACCTCCCCAGCGGGTCGGAGGCCCTGATCAGCAGCGCGCAGGGAGGTCTGTTCGCGCTGCCCTCCGCCCGTACCGAGCGGCGCGGTCTGCCCGCCCGGTACGGGCGCAAGGAAGACGTGCCGGTGGAGCTGCGGGGCGCGGGCGCGTGCTCGCGGCAGGTCAACAACTACTGCCTGCCCGGCACGTTCGAGGCCGAGCAGCTGCTGGTGTGCGAGGTCCTCACGCCGGGCGGCAACTGGTCCTCGTACCCGCCGCACAAGCACGACGAGGCCCGGCCCGGCGAAGAGTCGGAGCTGGAGGAGATCTACTACTTCCAGGTCGCCGGGGACGGGAACGGCTTCGGCTACCAGCGGGTCTACGGCACCCAGGACCGGCCGATCGACGTGCTCGCCGAGGTCCGCTCCGGCGACACCGTCCTGATCCCGCACGGCTGGCACGGGCCCTCGGTCGCCGCGCCCGGCTACGACCTCTACTACCTCAACGTCATGGCCGGCCCGGGTCAGGAACGCACCTGGCTGATCTGCGACGACCCCGCCCACGGCTGGGTGCGCACGACGTGGGCGTCCCAGGACATCGACGACCGGCTTCCCTTCGAAGGACCCAACGAGCAATGAACACCGTCCGACTCACCACCGCCCAGGCCCTCGTGCGCTTCCTGGCGAACCAGTACAGCGAGCGCGACGGCCAGGAACAGCGCCTCATCCCCGGCATGTGGGGCATCTTCGGGCACGGCAACGTCGCCGGGATCGGGCAGGCCCTGCTCCAGGCCGCCACCACCGGCGAAGCCGACCTGCCCTACTACCTCGCGCGCAACGAGCAGGGCATGGTCCACGCCTCGGTCGCCTACGCCAAGATGCGCGACCGGCTGGCCGCCTTCGCCTGCACCGCCTCCACCGGCCCCGGCTCCACCAACATGATCACCGGCGCCGCGCTGGCCACCACCAACCGCCTCCCCGTCCTGCTCCTGCCGTCCGACATGTTCGCCACCCGCGCCGCCGACCCGGTCCTGCAGCAGCTGGAGGACACCCGGGGCGGAGACGTCACCGTCAACGACACCTTCCGCGCCGTGTCGAAGTACTTCGACCGCATCTCCCGTCCCGAACAGCTCATCCCGGCGGCCCTCGCGGCGATGCGGGTGCTCACCGACCCGGTCGAGACCGGCGCCGTCACCCTCGCCCTGCCACAGGACGTGCAGGCCGAGGCCTACGACTGGCCGGTCACATTCTTCCGGCACCGGGTATGGCACGTCGGCCGGCCCGTGCCCGAGCCCGCCGCCGTCGAGCGCGCGGCACGGCTGCTGCGGAACGCCAAGAAACCGCTGATAGTGGCGGGCGGCGGGGCCGTGTACTCCGGTGCCGAGACCGCGCTGCGGGCCTTCGCCGAGGGCACCGGCATCCCGGTCGCCGACACCCACGCCGGCAA
Coding sequences within it:
- a CDS encoding sugar phosphate isomerase/epimerase family protein, whose protein sequence is MKIALDPYMIRNVPLLELPAVVAELGYEWIELSPREDFIPFFRHPRVDDATVRKFRKALDAAGVGISSMLPLFRWSGPDEDARQAAVRYWKRSIQIAADLGVDSMISEFNGRPEDPDRSEAQFWKSLDELLPVFEREGINLALEPHPDDFIENGYDAVNLIRGINHPNVSFLYCAPHTFHIGNDAPGIIKYAGDLLTHVHLADAFDHTASSGNRYILNPPGTTARIHQHLDIGEGEVDFDELFRELRANSFDGTLTACVFAWEERAKESSVFMRDKIAEYLSAGQ
- the iolC gene encoding 5-dehydro-2-deoxygluconokinase; amino-acid sequence: MPFEVLTMGRVGVDVYPLQTGVGLAEVTSFGKYLGGSPANVAVAAARYGRSSAVITKTGRDPFGDFVRTALAGYGVDSRFVGTSEIAPTPVTFCEIFPPDDFPLYFYRLPKAPDLDISEGELDLAAVRDARIFWITGTGLSEEPSRSATLAALAHRAKSGPTVFDLDWRPMFWTDPDQARAYYAEALRHTTVAVGNLDECEVATGEREPYAAAKALLAAGVELAVVKQGPKGVLAMDRDGSAAEMPPVPVDVVNGLGAGDAFGGALCHGLLAGWDTRRTVSFANAAGAIVAGRLACSEAMPTEAEVDTKLREATLAPNDPQRKV
- a CDS encoding Cgl0159 family (beta/alpha)8-fold protein, coding for MLSENVSRIVAARVNDPGAIAAAAARRVKAASLLGEHGKAMIVAADHPARGANGVGGDPTAMADRSELLDRLCTALERPGVTGVLATADILEDLLLLGVLDGKSVFGSMNRAGLAGSVFEIDDRFTGYDAETIAGMGFDGGKMLTRIALDDPATPSALSETARAVNELNDRQLIAMVEPFLSSWQDGRVRNDLSTDAVVKSVTIASGLGRRTAYTWLKLPVVDGMERVLASSTLPALLLGGEVKDAEAAFASWGKALKQPTAQGLVVGRSLLYPGNGDVAGAVDKAVSLL
- a CDS encoding sugar ABC transporter substrate-binding protein produces the protein MNRTPLPRSRRTVPVVAVAAAAALTLAGCSSSSGGKQADESAAGVSAGKADTPRMTIAMVTHAPSGDTFWDTIRKGAEAAAAKDNVKLIYSNDETAGDQANLVQNAIDQKVDGIAVTLAKPDALKDVVAKAEKAGIPVVGLNAGLGVWKQQGLLSFFGQDESVSGQALGTKINGTGAKHALCVIQAQGDVNLEERCAGVKKTFSGKTDILYVNGTDMPSVKSTITAKLKQDSSIDEVVTLGAPVALTAVQSVSEAGSKAKIATFDLNKDLVSAIEKGSIQFAVDQQPYLQGYLAVDSLWLYKTNGNFSGGGEQPVLTGPAFVDKSNVEAVAEFAAKGTR
- the iolB gene encoding 5-deoxy-glucuronate isomerase, which codes for MSDTSKYHLPKGTSADGPYDLLVTPESAGWEYSGLRILTLGPGEAHSLSTYDSEFLVLPLTGSCTVTTDGIAFELEGRTGVFASVTDFAYLPSGSEALISSAQGGLFALPSARTERRGLPARYGRKEDVPVELRGAGACSRQVNNYCLPGTFEAEQLLVCEVLTPGGNWSSYPPHKHDEARPGEESELEEIYYFQVAGDGNGFGYQRVYGTQDRPIDVLAEVRSGDTVLIPHGWHGPSVAAPGYDLYYLNVMAGPGQERTWLICDDPAHGWVRTTWASQDIDDRLPFEGPNEQ
- a CDS encoding ABC transporter permease; this encodes MSVTQQAAPAVTTPPASGPKQNDGRTSQRHLAIRLLARPEVGVFLGAVAVYVFFLITAPPVRDGSSMANILYQSSTIGIMALPVALLMIGGEFDLSAGVAVISSALTASMLSYQLTTNIWVGVIVALAVSLGVGFFNGWVMVRTGLPSFLVTLSTFLILQGVNLAVTKLVTGNVATDDISDMDGFDQARKIFASSFQVGDVQVKITVVWWLVFAALATWVLLRTKYGNWIFAVGGNKESARAVGVPVTFTKISLFMLVGFGAWFVGMHQLFTFNTVQSGEGVGQELIYIAASVIGGCLLTGGYGSAIGPVFGAFMFGMVQQGIVYAGWNPDWFKAFLGVMLLGATLINLWVQRTATRR
- a CDS encoding ATP-binding cassette domain-containing protein, producing MTTTNDITPDGITPDAAPVVELKATGKSYGNIRALHGVSLAVHPGKVTCVLGDNGAGKSTLIKIVSGLHQHTEGEYLVDGDAVRLTTPRQALDRGIATVYQDLATVPLMPVWRNFFLGSEMTKGPWPLRRLDIERMKKTADHELREMGIVLDDLEQPIGTLSGGQRQCVAIARAVYFGARVLILDEPTAALGVKQSGVVLKYIAAARDRGLGVIFITHNPHHAYMVGDHFSVLRLGTMELSADRSQVSLEELTNHMAGGTELAALKHELAQVRGVDVEKLPDAAAVSS